From a region of the Zingiber officinale cultivar Zhangliang chromosome 4B, Zo_v1.1, whole genome shotgun sequence genome:
- the LOC121976359 gene encoding uncharacterized protein sll0005-like yields the protein MEVSIQLSGCGIDPFRCLPSSSAAFQHRRTCQHRPVHLKSGLPRFGVFAVATKPSSSSSTPSSSVSLGSVSGVASNRFGNVSEEIKKVRKEMEEDEQLATLMRGLRGQNLTDVQFADENIRLQLVEVPDVTNGEALPLVYDPDIISSYWGKRPRAVATRIVQLLSVAGGFLSHIASDLINKKIKENEVARAIELREIVTSLGPAYIKLGQALSIRPDILSPAAMTELQKLCDKVPSFPDDVAMALIEEELGQPWYNIYSELTSSPIAAASLGQVYKGRLKETGDLVAVKVQRPFVLETVTVDLFIIRKLGLFLRRFPQVSLDVVGLVDEWAARFFEELDYVNEGENGTRFAEMMKEDLPQVVIPKTHHKYTSRKVLTTQWIEGEKLSQSTETDVGELVSVGVICYLKQLLDTGFFHADPHPGNMIRTSDGKLAILDFGLVTRLTDDQKYGIIEAIAHLIHRDYDEIVKDFVKLDFIPEGVNLEPILPVLAKVFDQALEGGGAKNFNFQEFASDLAQITFDYPFRIPPYFALIIRAIGVLEGIALVGNPDFAIVDEAYPYLAQRLLTDESPRLKKALRYMIYGKRGVFNAERFIDVMQAFENFISAAKSGGGENLNGNMAGLGSLQDQSGFLVPIFPSAVSQPAQPVKTRASLIFLLSDKGNFFREFILDEVVKAIDAVSREQLVQIAATLGIGNSVPIFSMIARRPVALLPTITEEDRAILDNVEKVGKFLTSGTSRTNQDLDISYIRELLPLLPGISAKILPEVLNRLTSRVLARLIQETFL from the exons ATGGAGGTGTCGATTCAACTCTCCGGTTGCGGGATCGATCCCTTCCGCTGCTTACCGTCGTCGTCGGCGGCCTTTCAGCATCGGAGGACCTGCCAACATCGACCGGTTCATCTCAAATCTGGGCTTCCCCGTTTCGGAGTCTTCGCCGTGGCTACGAAGCCTTCCTCTTCGTCTTCTACTCCTTCCAGTTCCGTCTCGCTCGGTTCAGTCAGTGGCGTCGCCTCGAAT AGGTTCGGCAACGTATCGGAGGAGATCAAAAAGGTGAGGAAGGAAATGGAGGAGGACGAGCAATTGGCCACTCTGATGAGAGGACTCCGAGGTCAAAATCTCACCGATGTGCAGTTTGCTGACGAGAACATCAGGCTTCAATTAGTTGAG gTACCAGATGTAACCAATGGTGAAGCATTGCCACTTGTGTATGATCCCGACATTATATCGTCCTACTGGGGCAAGCGCCCTAGAGCAGTTGCCACACGCATCGTGCAGCTTCTATCTGTGGCCGGTGGTTTTCTGTCTCACATAGCTTCAGATTTGATTAACAAGAAAATCAAAGAG AATGAGGTCGCTCGAGCTATTGAATTAAGAGAAATAGTGACATCTTTGGGCCCAGCTTATATAAAACTTGGGCAAGCTTTGAGTATTCGACCAGATATATTATCTCCTGCTGCGATGACTGAACTGCAAAAGCTATGTGATAAG GTTCCTTCATTTCCTGATGATGTAGCAATGGCACTAATCGAAGAAGAACTTGGCCAGCCTTGGTATAACATCTACTCTGAACTGACTTCATCTCCAATTGCTGCTG CATCATTGGGGCAAGTATACAAGGGCCGCTTGAAAGAAACTGGCGATTTGGTGGCTGTCAAAGTACAAAGGCCTTTTGTTTTGGAAACTGTTACTGTAGATCTCTTCATTATACGCAAATTGGGATTGTTTTTGCGAAGATTTCCTCAG GTTTCTCTTGATGTTGTTGGTTTGGTTGATGAATGGGCCGCTCGCTTCTTTGAAGAGCTTGATTATGTGAATGAGGGAGAAAATGGCACTCGCTTTGCTGAAATGATGAAAGAAGATCTTCCTCAG GTGGTCATACCAAAGACTCACCATAAATACACGTCGAGGAAGGTACTTACTACCCAATGGATAGAAGGAGAAAAACTATCTCAAAGTACTGAGACTGATGTTGGAGAACTGGTTAGTGTTGGAGTTATTTGCTACCTAAAGCAG TTGCTTGATACTGGCTTCTTTCATGCTGATCCTCATCCTGGGAATATGATTCGTACATCAGATGGGAAGTTGGCTATACTTGACTTTG GCCTTGTGACAAGGTTGACTGATGACCAGAAGTATGGTATAATTGAAGCAATAGCACATCTGATTCATCGTGACTATGATGAAATCGTCAAAGACTTCGTAAAGCTTGATTTCATTCCTGAGGGGGTCAATTTGGAGCCAATCTTGCCAGTGCTTGCCAAAGTTTTTGATCAGGCCCTTGAAGGAGGGGGTGcaaaaaactttaactttcaGGAATTTGCATCAGATTTGGCTCAAATTACTTTTGATTACCCTTTCAGAATACCGCCATATTTTGCTCTAATTATTAGAGCAATTGGAGTACTAGAAGGGATTGCCCTGGTTGGAAATCCTGATTTTGCAATTGTAGATGAAGCATATCCATATCTAGCTCAG AGACTTTTAACAGATGAGTCGCCAAGGTTAAAGAAGGCACTGCGATATATGATATATGGTAAACGTGGAGTCTTCAATGCAGAGAGATTCATCGATGTCATGCAAGCCTTTGAGAATTTCATCAGCGCTGCAAAAAGTGGTGGTGGTGAGAACCTAAATGGAAATATGGCAGGTCTTGGTTCTTTGCAGGATCAATCAGGTTTCCTTGTACCAATATTTCCATCGGCTGTGTCTCAACCAGCACAGCCTGTCAAAACAAGGGCTTCTCTTATATTTTTGCTATCCGATAAAGGCAATTTCTTCAGAGAGTTCATTCTAGATGAG GTTGTTAAAGCAATTGATGCAGTCTCCCGAGAGCAGTTGGTCCAGATCGCTGCAACTCTAGGAATTGGGAATTCAGTCCCAATCTTTAGTATGATTGCTAGAAGGCCTGTGGCGTTGCTGCCTACGATCACAGAGGAGGACAGAGCCATACTAGACAATGTCGAAAAAGTCGGCAAGTTTTTGACATCAGGAACTTCAAGGACAAATCAG GATCTTGATATTTCTTATATCCgagagcttcttcctttgctacCAGGCATTTCAGCTAAGATTCTACCCGAAGTGCTCAACAGGTTAACCTCTCGTGTGTTAGCAAGATTAATTCAGGAAACATTTTTGTAG